The Parvibaculum sp. genome includes a region encoding these proteins:
- a CDS encoding IclR family transcriptional regulator C-terminal domain-containing protein, which produces MKSARRVFEFLEYFAAVQRSVSVAELATHYGYPNSSVSSIMRTMVGMGYLSYNGSARTYLPTARLTFLVDWVATQLYDQERVRAIMQDLSDATGETILLGVQNGIQAQYVQIIDATGPVRLHAEPGSFRGLGTTAVGHILLARHDDAQISRLIRRINSDTPDPSKKLDPSALIEKVRKARAQGYALSISGVVKGAGAIAMLLPESLGATPLAIGISSVEAVIVGNEQAYVDLLRRTIQKRTVGAANWGEQT; this is translated from the coding sequence GTGAAATCAGCCAGGCGGGTTTTCGAGTTTCTCGAATATTTCGCGGCGGTGCAGCGCAGCGTGTCGGTCGCGGAACTGGCGACGCACTATGGCTATCCCAATTCCAGCGTGTCCTCGATCATGCGCACGATGGTCGGCATGGGGTACCTCAGCTACAACGGCTCGGCGCGCACTTACCTGCCGACGGCGCGCCTGACGTTCCTCGTCGATTGGGTGGCGACCCAGCTCTACGATCAGGAACGGGTGCGTGCGATCATGCAGGATCTGAGCGACGCCACCGGCGAGACGATCCTGCTCGGCGTCCAGAATGGTATTCAGGCGCAATATGTTCAGATCATCGACGCCACCGGGCCGGTGCGGCTTCATGCCGAGCCCGGCAGCTTCCGCGGGCTCGGCACAACGGCGGTCGGGCATATCCTGCTGGCGCGCCACGACGACGCGCAGATCAGCCGGCTGATCCGCCGCATCAACAGCGACACGCCCGATCCCTCAAAGAAACTCGACCCGTCCGCGCTCATCGAGAAGGTGCGCAAGGCGCGTGCGCAGGGCTATGCCCTGTCCATCAGCGGTGTCGTCAAGGGCGCCGGCGCGATCGCGATGCTCCTGCCGGAGAGCCTGGGCGCCACCCCGCTGGCGATCGGCATATCGAGCGTCGAAGCGGTTATCGTCGGAAACGAGCAGGCTTATGTGGACCTCCTCCGCAGAACCATACAGAAGCGGACAGTTGGAGCCGCGAATTGGGGGGAGCAGACATGA